A region of Solibacillus isronensis DNA encodes the following proteins:
- a CDS encoding CaiB/BaiF CoA transferase family protein: MLLKGLKVLDFSTLLPGPFATMMLADLGAEVVHVTKPVEEGRQWGPDEYLQRSKKSLAVDLKSPEVVASLKELLKEQEYDIVVEQFRPGVMARLGLDYETLRAINPGLIYCSITGYGQTGPYSERGGHDINYVALSGLQGYSGTKENGPANIGFQVADLVGGSMHAVIGILSAVIYREKTGIGQHLDISMTDCALTLNALFAHDYLAEGKPLVREELVLNGGSLYGYYETLNGRYLSVGSLEPKFRQHLCQAIGSPDLLRLAMSNKPDDTALLKEQLQSTFKQKTLEEWQSIFSEVDACVEPVLTFEETVAHPLFKEREMFVEIAKPDGTTQKQIACPIKSNLFKASYGTIGVKAGKHNEEILGDLVKKS, translated from the coding sequence ATGTTGTTAAAAGGATTAAAAGTATTGGATTTCTCTACATTATTGCCAGGTCCGTTTGCGACGATGATGCTGGCGGATCTCGGAGCGGAAGTGGTCCATGTCACAAAACCGGTAGAAGAAGGCAGGCAATGGGGACCGGACGAGTACTTGCAGCGCTCTAAAAAATCGCTGGCGGTTGATTTGAAATCACCGGAAGTTGTCGCATCTTTAAAGGAGCTCTTAAAGGAACAGGAATACGATATTGTTGTTGAACAGTTCCGCCCTGGCGTGATGGCGCGGCTTGGTCTCGATTATGAAACATTAAGAGCGATCAATCCTGGCTTAATTTACTGTTCCATTACTGGCTATGGTCAGACAGGCCCGTACAGTGAACGCGGCGGGCATGATATTAACTATGTAGCTTTGTCCGGGCTGCAAGGTTATTCAGGCACAAAAGAAAATGGCCCGGCTAATATCGGGTTTCAGGTGGCTGATTTGGTTGGAGGATCAATGCATGCGGTAATCGGTATTTTATCGGCAGTCATTTATCGTGAAAAGACAGGGATAGGACAGCATCTAGATATTAGTATGACGGATTGTGCTTTAACGTTAAACGCCTTATTTGCCCATGATTATTTAGCGGAAGGAAAACCGCTTGTGCGTGAAGAGCTCGTCTTAAACGGGGGATCATTGTACGGTTATTATGAAACGTTGAATGGTCGGTACCTTTCTGTCGGCAGTCTGGAACCGAAATTCAGGCAGCATTTATGTCAGGCGATCGGATCCCCGGATTTACTTCGATTAGCAATGAGTAATAAACCGGATGATACAGCATTGCTGAAAGAACAGCTGCAAAGTACTTTTAAGCAAAAGACATTGGAAGAATGGCAATCTATTTTCTCCGAAGTAGATGCTTGTGTGGAGCCGGTATTGACCTTTGAAGAAACGGTTGCACATCCACTTTTCAAGGAAAGGGAAATGTTTGTGGAAATAGCAAAGCCGGACGGAACTACACAAAAACAGATTGCATGTCCGATTAAGTCCAATCTTTTCAAGGCTTCTTATGGGACAATCGGGGTTAAAGCAGGGAAACATAATGAAGAAATATTGGGGGATCTGGTAAAGAAATCATAG
- a CDS encoding R2-like ligand-binding oxidase yields MNRTTLKGELAMREYVTTKQEINKNSLPYNLYQKAKKFGIWNPVDIDFTQDKEDWKKLNEEQQLEVLTQFAQFIGGEEAVTQDILPMIMAVSKKGWFEEESYLTTFLFEEAKHAEFFSLFLEEIGVTEDLTHLLSPGYRKLFDETLPAVMGRLLEDQSPEAMIDAAVTYNIFAEGVLAETGYWFFHEALSRANLFPGFISGIRNVKRDEGRHIGFGTFLIQRLISENPELELFERVQQRLQELLPIAMMLTERKEGEVVTSLGIERGKSMEFAMKQLQARLTVLSRAKGKTLEEIYNTDIALEEV; encoded by the coding sequence ATGAACCGTACAACATTAAAGGGGGAATTAGCAATGAGAGAATATGTAACGACTAAACAGGAAATCAACAAAAATTCACTACCGTATAATCTGTACCAGAAAGCGAAAAAATTCGGAATCTGGAATCCGGTAGATATCGACTTTACCCAAGATAAAGAAGACTGGAAGAAATTAAATGAGGAGCAACAATTAGAGGTACTGACTCAATTTGCTCAATTCATTGGTGGCGAAGAAGCAGTAACGCAAGATATCCTGCCAATGATTATGGCGGTTTCGAAAAAGGGATGGTTCGAAGAGGAATCGTATTTAACAACATTCCTTTTTGAAGAAGCGAAGCATGCGGAGTTTTTCAGTCTGTTCCTGGAAGAAATCGGCGTAACGGAAGATTTGACTCATTTACTTTCACCAGGCTACCGGAAGTTATTTGATGAAACATTGCCGGCAGTGATGGGCAGATTGCTTGAAGATCAATCACCGGAAGCGATGATCGATGCTGCGGTTACTTACAACATTTTCGCGGAAGGTGTTTTGGCCGAAACAGGTTACTGGTTCTTCCATGAAGCTCTATCAAGAGCAAATCTGTTCCCGGGGTTTATTTCAGGAATTAGAAACGTAAAGCGTGACGAAGGACGTCATATTGGTTTCGGTACATTCCTCATTCAGCGCTTAATTAGTGAAAATCCGGAACTGGAGCTGTTTGAACGCGTACAACAAAGGCTGCAGGAGCTGTTACCAATTGCGATGATGTTAACGGAAAGAAAAGAAGGCGAAGTAGTAACAAGCCTTGGCATCGAACGAGGGAAATCGATGGAATTTGCAATGAAGCAATTGCAGGCACGTCTGACAGTTCTTTCCCGAGCAAAAGGAAAGACTTTAGAAGAAATCTATAATACGGACATTGCTTTAGAGGAAGTATAG
- a CDS encoding SDR family NAD(P)-dependent oxidoreductase produces MSNLKDKVAIVTGSGRGIGRDIALLLAKEGAKVVVNDLGGGSDGQGNDTKIADEVVREIQELGGEAVANYDSVADYESASNIVDTALSRFGRLDIVVNNAGILRDRMLFKMSEEEWDAVIAVHLKGSFNMTRAASTIFKEQKSGRFIHFTSTSGLIGNVGQANYSAAKLGIVGLSKSTALDMARYNVTSNAIAPFAWSRLIGTIPAETEDEKERVERLKQLSPAHIAPLVAFLASNEAADISGQIFGVRGKEIMVFSQPRPIRSVFNAKGWSVDSLSAIKGSLQSSFTPLEGSAQVFPYAPLV; encoded by the coding sequence ATGTCGAATTTAAAAGATAAAGTTGCAATCGTTACAGGTTCCGGTCGAGGCATTGGACGAGATATTGCCTTACTTCTAGCGAAAGAAGGAGCAAAAGTTGTTGTCAATGATTTAGGAGGAGGATCTGACGGGCAAGGAAATGATACAAAAATTGCAGATGAAGTAGTGCGGGAAATACAGGAACTTGGCGGAGAAGCTGTAGCCAACTATGATTCCGTTGCGGACTATGAATCTGCTTCCAATATTGTAGACACAGCATTATCAAGATTCGGACGCCTGGATATCGTCGTGAATAATGCAGGTATTTTACGTGACCGTATGTTATTTAAAATGAGCGAGGAAGAATGGGATGCAGTTATTGCGGTTCATTTAAAGGGTTCATTCAATATGACGCGAGCAGCATCAACGATTTTTAAGGAGCAAAAAAGTGGGCGCTTTATTCATTTCACTTCCACTTCAGGGTTAATCGGTAATGTTGGGCAAGCCAATTATTCCGCTGCCAAATTAGGAATTGTCGGGTTAAGTAAAAGTACAGCATTGGATATGGCAAGGTATAATGTCACATCGAATGCGATTGCCCCGTTTGCATGGAGTCGATTAATCGGGACAATCCCTGCAGAAACAGAGGATGAAAAAGAGCGCGTAGAAAGATTGAAACAGCTTTCACCGGCTCATATTGCACCATTAGTTGCCTTTTTGGCATCGAATGAAGCTGCCGATATTTCCGGTCAAATATTTGGTGTACGCGGAAAGGAAATTATGGTGTTTTCTCAGCCGCGCCCGATTCGCTCTGTATTCAATGCAAAAGGCTGGTCAGTTGATAGCTTAAGTGCAATTAAAGGGTCGCTTCAATCAAGTTTTACACCGCTTGAAGGTAGTGCACAAGTCTTCCCGTATGCTCCGTTAGTGTAA
- a CDS encoding class I adenylate-forming enzyme family protein produces the protein MPLPGIDLKLIDPEGNEVANHEVGEILFRGPNMMKGYYKKPDETANTIRDGWLYTGDMAYRDEEGYHFIVDRKKDIIIRGGFNIYPREIEELLYQHTAIVECSVIGRPDPFFGEKTVAYVVSKDTDLTEEDIRDYCKVKLAEYKVPDYVSFIEEIPKSGTGKILKTALKNLDKNALPK, from the coding sequence ATGCCGTTACCGGGGATCGATTTGAAACTAATCGATCCGGAAGGCAATGAAGTGGCCAATCATGAAGTAGGCGAGATTTTATTTAGAGGACCGAACATGATGAAAGGCTACTACAAAAAGCCGGACGAAACCGCAAATACAATTAGGGATGGCTGGTTGTATACAGGGGACATGGCGTACCGCGATGAAGAAGGCTATCACTTTATCGTTGACCGTAAAAAAGACATTATCATTCGGGGCGGATTTAATATTTACCCAAGGGAAATAGAGGAACTGCTGTATCAGCATACGGCTATCGTAGAATGCTCTGTGATCGGAAGGCCGGACCCGTTTTTTGGTGAAAAGACGGTTGCGTATGTTGTATCGAAAGACACCGATCTTACAGAAGAAGATATTCGAGACTACTGCAAAGTAAAACTTGCCGAATACAAAGTACCGGATTATGTAAGTTTTATCGAAGAAATTCCGAAGTCGGGAACAGGTAAGATTTTAAAGACAGCACTGAAAAACTTGGATAAGAATGCACTGCCTAAATAA
- a CDS encoding AMP-binding protein produces MNIVELLTSTTSRLPDQPVIHFKRAQLTYKELQDKVYNIAAGLKEQGVTKGTNVALMMTNRPEYIITYFAVLANGGTVVPINPTFKEQEVTYIVNDAEVELLIIEDACKPVIENAMAQMKTVKAIINYSDTPDEQFLSWHQLDTSASITEIVPLHESDVAQIIYTSGTTGNPKGAMITHGNLNWMAITAAVYNQLVPSDRVLCVLPLFHAYAKLQGFLAPIAHGCAIYLEERFHPVETLKAIAEHEITIFLGVPTMYAFFAQVPHLVEQLDFSKLRTAGSGG; encoded by the coding sequence ATGAACATTGTTGAATTGCTTACTTCAACAACTTCTCGTTTGCCAGATCAACCTGTCATCCACTTCAAAAGGGCTCAACTTACTTATAAAGAATTGCAAGACAAAGTTTACAATATCGCTGCAGGATTAAAAGAACAAGGTGTCACAAAAGGTACAAATGTGGCGTTAATGATGACCAATCGTCCGGAATATATTATTACGTATTTTGCTGTTTTAGCAAATGGAGGTACGGTCGTTCCGATCAACCCGACATTTAAAGAGCAGGAAGTTACGTATATCGTTAACGATGCTGAAGTTGAATTATTAATTATCGAAGATGCGTGTAAACCGGTTATTGAAAACGCAATGGCTCAAATGAAAACAGTCAAAGCAATTATTAATTACAGTGATACACCTGATGAACAATTTTTATCATGGCATCAACTGGATACATCCGCTTCTATTACAGAAATTGTCCCCCTACATGAATCTGACGTCGCACAAATTATCTACACTTCCGGAACGACCGGAAATCCGAAAGGCGCCATGATTACACACGGAAATTTAAACTGGATGGCGATTACAGCAGCCGTCTACAATCAGTTAGTTCCGAGTGACCGTGTACTATGTGTATTACCATTGTTCCATGCCTATGCAAAACTTCAAGGCTTCCTTGCACCGATTGCTCACGGCTGTGCGATTTATTTAGAGGAACGGTTCCACCCGGTAGAAACATTAAAAGCGATTGCCGAACATGAAATTACAATATTTTTAGGTGTTCCGACAATGTATGCCTTTTTTGCCCAAGTTCCTCATTTAGTAGAACAGCTGGACTTCTCGAAATTACGCACAGCCGGTTCTGGTGGCTGA
- a CDS encoding acyl-CoA dehydrogenase family protein, giving the protein MKKSIRNFIDNEVDPVADQIDREDRIPEHIMRMSKEMGLFGLSIPAEYGGTGIDMVGKCSLFEEIGRTSNGYMTVIGAHTGIGSVGIVELGTEEQKRKYLPRMASGDIIGAFALTETTAGSHAAGLKTTAICKGDKYILNGAKQYITNAPIAGVFTVMAATDPTKGAKGITSFLVDKSAPGFIVGKTEEKMGLRGSHSSEIFFEDCEVPAENVLGEEGLGYVNALTILANGRAGLAARNLGSSQKLFELSVKYAHEREQFGKPIFEQQIIQHYLAEMALDIETLRSFTYRVAWMVDQGMNVMKEAAMAKLLGSEIYNRIADKAVQIHGGLGYMKDFPVERYYRDARITKIYEGTSEIQKNIIAAQIHKDYLRKVPPATTK; this is encoded by the coding sequence ATGAAAAAATCAATTCGGAATTTTATAGATAATGAAGTGGACCCAGTTGCAGATCAGATTGACCGTGAAGACCGAATACCCGAACATATTATGAGAATGTCAAAAGAGATGGGTTTATTCGGTTTAAGCATCCCTGCAGAATATGGCGGTACAGGCATTGATATGGTCGGGAAATGTAGTCTTTTTGAAGAAATCGGCCGTACATCGAACGGATATATGACGGTAATCGGTGCCCACACAGGAATTGGATCTGTCGGGATTGTGGAATTGGGGACAGAAGAGCAAAAGCGAAAATATTTACCACGCATGGCTTCAGGTGACATTATTGGCGCGTTTGCTTTAACTGAAACGACTGCAGGTTCCCATGCAGCTGGTTTAAAAACTACTGCCATTTGTAAAGGGGACAAATATATTTTGAATGGTGCAAAGCAATACATTACGAATGCCCCGATTGCAGGCGTTTTTACAGTGATGGCTGCAACCGATCCAACTAAAGGGGCAAAAGGAATAACTTCATTTCTCGTAGATAAAAGCGCTCCAGGTTTTATCGTCGGGAAAACAGAAGAAAAAATGGGGCTTCGCGGTTCCCATTCGTCCGAAATTTTTTTCGAGGATTGTGAAGTTCCGGCCGAAAATGTGCTCGGTGAAGAAGGGTTAGGATATGTCAATGCTTTAACCATTTTGGCAAATGGGCGTGCTGGGCTCGCAGCAAGAAATTTAGGTTCATCGCAAAAGCTTTTTGAGCTATCCGTGAAATATGCGCATGAGCGTGAACAGTTCGGTAAACCAATTTTCGAACAGCAAATCATTCAACATTACTTGGCGGAAATGGCGTTGGATATCGAAACGTTGAGATCCTTTACGTACAGAGTAGCATGGATGGTAGACCAGGGGATGAACGTCATGAAAGAGGCCGCGATGGCAAAACTTTTAGGTTCGGAAATTTATAATCGCATAGCGGATAAAGCTGTTCAAATTCACGGTGGTCTCGGCTATATGAAGGATTTTCCTGTGGAAAGATATTACCGGGATGCCCGAATTACAAAAATATATGAAGGTACGTCCGAAATTCAAAAAAACATTATTGCAGCTCAAATTCATAAAGACTATTTGAGGAAAGTACCGCCGGCAACAACGAAGTAA
- a CDS encoding iron-containing alcohol dehydrogenase, with product MKTTSYFEFTHRPEIRSGAGSHILVPDLIQGLGGKRPVLFSDKGLTDAGLTQKIKSLFDMVPGIKLAGVFDDIQQDAKSSNINRGLKYFKECNGDSIIAIGGGSVLDTAKTIKWALYNGVNQVEYILTGNVLEVWPDANPFGIPHISIPTTAGTGAEISSISVVFNEMLNLKCNLMNPYLCSDIAVLDPDLTVGLPPRVTAFTGMDALTHAVEGFFSTKSTNFSDAFALHAAKIIVENLTTAVHDGKNVAARANMLQASAMAITSFQAAMANIPIHNIAHTYGAKYGIPHGLANAVLMPSVMKNMPNMYLPKVNAFASALGVIPNAENPQETLDECINVIVDLRNAVNLPPSFDEFNIDAADIPQLVPAVQNDPSSLSFRIPDDIIVNVSKEVISSKVSI from the coding sequence ATGAAAACGACTTCCTATTTTGAATTCACGCATCGCCCTGAAATCCGAAGTGGTGCAGGTTCACATATTTTAGTGCCGGATTTAATTCAAGGGTTAGGCGGAAAGCGCCCTGTTCTTTTTTCGGACAAAGGACTAACAGATGCCGGATTAACGCAAAAAATCAAAAGCTTATTTGATATGGTACCCGGCATAAAGCTTGCTGGTGTATTTGATGATATTCAGCAAGATGCGAAATCAAGCAATATTAACAGAGGTCTGAAGTATTTTAAAGAATGCAATGGCGACTCCATTATTGCTATTGGCGGAGGCAGTGTTTTAGATACGGCTAAAACAATTAAATGGGCCCTTTATAATGGAGTGAATCAAGTTGAATATATCCTAACCGGGAATGTTTTGGAAGTATGGCCGGATGCAAATCCATTCGGTATTCCACATATTTCGATACCGACAACTGCTGGAACAGGTGCTGAAATTTCAAGTATTTCCGTTGTGTTCAATGAAATGCTGAATTTGAAATGCAACTTAATGAATCCGTATTTATGTTCGGACATTGCGGTTTTAGATCCTGATTTAACGGTCGGTTTACCACCAAGAGTAACAGCATTTACCGGTATGGATGCACTGACACATGCTGTAGAAGGATTTTTCTCAACAAAATCCACGAATTTCTCGGATGCATTTGCGCTGCATGCTGCAAAAATCATCGTCGAAAATTTAACTACAGCAGTGCATGATGGGAAGAATGTTGCGGCGCGTGCAAATATGCTTCAGGCGAGTGCAATGGCTATCACAAGCTTCCAGGCGGCGATGGCCAATATACCAATCCACAATATAGCCCATACGTATGGTGCAAAATACGGCATTCCGCATGGATTGGCAAATGCAGTTCTCATGCCAAGTGTCATGAAAAACATGCCCAACATGTATTTACCGAAAGTTAATGCATTTGCTTCTGCATTAGGGGTCATTCCGAATGCAGAAAATCCGCAAGAAACATTGGATGAGTGCATCAATGTAATAGTTGACTTGAGAAATGCAGTAAATCTGCCGCCAAGCTTTGACGAGTTTAATATTGATGCGGCAGATATTCCGCAACTTGTGCCTGCTGTTCAAAACGATCCGTCGTCTTTAAGTTTCCGTATTCCGGATGACATCATTGTAAACGTTTCTAAAGAAGTAATCAGTTCTAAAGTAAGTATTTAA
- a CDS encoding FAS1-like dehydratase domain-containing protein: MNTGLKEKVGLKLESYTFRVEKVKIKELAQAIGDLKEEYLNGEAVPPTFPTVIDFWGGGASSSELLNLNMKKVLHGEQEYEYFREIVPDEEITVHGVIEKAYTKAAMNFFVIRKDYLDKQGETVLISRSTIIERH; the protein is encoded by the coding sequence TTGAATACTGGGCTTAAGGAAAAAGTTGGCCTGAAATTAGAATCCTATACCTTTAGAGTTGAAAAAGTAAAAATCAAAGAATTGGCACAAGCGATTGGCGATCTGAAGGAGGAGTATTTAAACGGAGAAGCGGTTCCACCTACATTCCCGACAGTGATTGACTTTTGGGGTGGAGGCGCCTCCTCGTCCGAGTTATTGAATTTAAATATGAAAAAGGTCCTCCACGGTGAGCAGGAGTATGAATATTTCAGGGAGATTGTTCCCGATGAAGAGATTACAGTGCATGGTGTCATTGAAAAAGCATATACAAAAGCGGCGATGAACTTTTTTGTCATACGCAAGGATTATTTGGACAAACAAGGTGAAACGGTTTTAATCAGTCGTTCGACGATTATCGAAAGGCATTAG
- a CDS encoding MaoC/PaaZ C-terminal domain-containing protein, with protein MEIGQTLEPLQKEEITHTQLVRYAGASGDFNPIHTVVPFAEAAGLGGVIAHGMLVMGFVGQAIGQWFEVKDLKRFTTRFKAMTRPGERITVQGRVVDENEICWICEAEAVNEAAEVKVKAFFEIKK; from the coding sequence ATGGAAATCGGTCAGACACTGGAACCTTTACAGAAGGAAGAAATAACGCATACACAGCTTGTTCGTTATGCAGGTGCATCCGGAGATTTCAACCCAATCCACACCGTTGTTCCATTCGCGGAAGCAGCAGGTTTAGGTGGGGTCATTGCTCATGGCATGCTGGTTATGGGATTTGTCGGTCAGGCAATTGGACAATGGTTCGAAGTAAAGGATCTGAAGAGATTCACAACGAGATTTAAAGCTATGACAAGGCCAGGAGAAAGAATAACGGTACAAGGCCGGGTTGTCGATGAAAATGAAATTTGCTGGATTTGTGAGGCGGAAGCAGTTAATGAAGCTGCTGAAGTAAAGGTAAAAGCATTTTTTGAAATAAAAAAATAA
- a CDS encoding 3-hydroxyacyl-CoA dehydrogenase codes for MNFDQKAIIVTGGGSGLGEATARKIAAAGGYPIILDLNEEKGQAVAEEINGLFYKTNVVKEEDVQAAINGAVEKYGSIQGVVNCAGLGTSTRVVGRKGIFPLDEFNFIIQVNLVGTFNVIRLAAAAMMTNEPNEHGERGVIVNTASVAAFDGQIGQAAYSASKSGIVGMTLPIARDLASYGIRVMTIAPGIFDTPLMNSAPEALKEALGKQIPFPSRLGEADEYAHLVKAIFENPMLNGETIRLDGAIRMAPR; via the coding sequence ATGAATTTTGACCAAAAGGCAATTATCGTTACGGGTGGAGGATCAGGGTTAGGTGAAGCGACTGCAAGAAAGATTGCAGCTGCTGGAGGCTATCCGATCATTTTGGATTTAAATGAAGAAAAGGGTCAAGCGGTTGCTGAAGAAATAAATGGCCTATTTTATAAAACGAATGTTGTGAAGGAAGAAGATGTACAGGCAGCGATTAACGGTGCCGTAGAAAAGTACGGTTCGATCCAGGGTGTCGTAAACTGTGCCGGTCTTGGTACTTCTACACGTGTAGTAGGCAGAAAAGGTATATTTCCATTAGATGAATTTAACTTTATTATTCAAGTTAATTTAGTCGGTACATTTAATGTCATCCGTTTAGCGGCAGCTGCCATGATGACAAATGAACCGAATGAACACGGGGAACGCGGGGTTATTGTAAATACAGCTTCTGTAGCGGCATTCGATGGACAAATCGGCCAGGCTGCCTATTCTGCATCTAAAAGTGGAATTGTAGGAATGACATTGCCGATCGCAAGGGACCTGGCAAGCTATGGCATCCGGGTTATGACGATTGCACCGGGAATTTTTGATACACCTTTAATGAACAGTGCACCTGAAGCGCTTAAGGAAGCGTTAGGAAAACAAATTCCATTCCCATCCCGTTTAGGTGAAGCGGATGAATATGCACATTTAGTAAAGGCCATTTTTGAAAATCCAATGTTAAACGGTGAAACAATTCGACTCGATGGTGCGATTCGCATGGCCCCACGATAA
- a CDS encoding aldehyde dehydrogenase family protein translates to MTTDVQVKIFPQFINGEWTPPASGEFFDVINPATSEVVAKVSKGNQEDVNKAVQNAKEVFESGVWSGKTQAERAQIMLQFAGKIREHAQEIIFLEGISTGATLRKLGGADIRQLILSLTQTADLSLKYEAVTALPVNEQLGPNRSLLVREPLGVVAAITPFNFPLVLAMWKIAPAIAMGNSIIIKPASNTPLGTLKLAQLAVEAGIPPGVINVITGPGAEVGDALVTHPDVSKVAFTGSTEVGRKIMAQAAGTVKKVTLELGGKAPAIVLPDVDLEVAIPGILLGVFFHSGQVCEASTRLIVHESIYDIVVQQLVETTKKIKLGQPLDMTTGMGPVISESQMNKILDYIQSGIDEGARLVCGGKRATGPGLDYGYFIEPTIFADVTNDMKIAREEIFGPVLCVIKYSTEEEAIAIANDTEYGLSGGVWGRDVTKANEIATKINAGTVWINDWHIFRTDAPFGGYKQSGLGREQGAQVFDDYTELKNICTSLTTENAQRPALGLIF, encoded by the coding sequence ATGACGACAGACGTACAGGTAAAAATCTTTCCGCAGTTTATCAATGGGGAGTGGACACCACCAGCTTCAGGTGAATTTTTTGATGTAATCAATCCGGCTACATCAGAAGTCGTGGCGAAAGTATCAAAAGGAAACCAGGAAGATGTGAATAAGGCGGTTCAAAATGCGAAAGAAGTTTTTGAATCGGGTGTCTGGTCAGGGAAAACGCAGGCGGAGCGTGCACAAATCATGCTGCAATTTGCGGGGAAAATCAGAGAGCATGCCCAGGAGATAATATTTTTGGAGGGTATTAGTACGGGTGCGACACTTCGTAAACTGGGTGGCGCGGATATCCGACAGTTAATACTTTCTCTTACTCAAACAGCGGATTTATCGTTGAAATATGAAGCCGTGACAGCGCTTCCTGTTAATGAGCAGCTCGGTCCCAACCGAAGCTTACTCGTTCGCGAACCACTCGGTGTAGTAGCTGCGATCACACCATTTAATTTCCCGTTAGTTTTAGCGATGTGGAAAATCGCACCGGCAATTGCGATGGGGAACTCCATCATTATTAAGCCGGCTTCAAATACACCATTAGGTACATTGAAGCTTGCACAATTAGCAGTTGAAGCAGGTATTCCACCAGGGGTAATCAATGTCATTACTGGTCCTGGAGCTGAAGTTGGTGATGCACTTGTCACACATCCGGATGTATCGAAAGTGGCGTTTACTGGATCTACCGAAGTAGGCAGAAAAATTATGGCGCAAGCTGCAGGTACTGTAAAGAAAGTGACGCTTGAGCTTGGAGGGAAAGCACCTGCAATCGTACTTCCGGATGTAGATCTCGAAGTGGCGATTCCGGGAATTCTGCTCGGTGTATTTTTCCATTCCGGGCAAGTATGTGAAGCGAGTACACGTCTCATCGTCCATGAATCCATTTATGATATCGTCGTGCAACAACTCGTTGAAACAACGAAGAAAATTAAACTAGGCCAGCCGCTTGATATGACGACTGGAATGGGGCCGGTTATCTCTGAATCACAGATGAATAAAATCCTCGATTATATTCAGTCGGGCATTGATGAAGGTGCAAGGCTAGTATGCGGTGGTAAACGGGCAACAGGTCCAGGGCTGGATTACGGGTATTTCATCGAGCCGACAATCTTCGCAGATGTAACAAATGATATGAAGATTGCGAGAGAAGAAATCTTTGGTCCGGTATTATGCGTCATTAAATATTCTACAGAAGAAGAAGCTATCGCCATCGCAAATGATACAGAATACGGATTATCAGGTGGTGTCTGGGGTCGTGATGTGACGAAAGCAAATGAAATTGCTACGAAAATAAATGCAGGAACAGTTTGGATCAATGACTGGCACATTTTCCGTACAGATGCTCCATTCGGCGGCTATAAACAAAGCGGTTTAGGTCGTGAACAGGGGGCTCAAGTGTTTGATGACTACACAGAGCTTAAAAATATTTGCACGTCCTTAACGACGGAAAATGCGCAGCGCCCAGCATTAGGTTTAATCTTTTAA
- a CDS encoding enoyl-CoA hydratase/isomerase family protein, with protein sequence MNLETMTIEKLDYGVHVVTINNPPANTLNAGIQQDLLQLIEEVEKTPEIRSIVFKSANPKIFIAGADLGAMGSSDENVDFAESSKHVQDIFNRLEALRVPTIAAINGHALGGGCEFVLACDFRIMGAGTIGLTEASLGLLPGAGGTQRMTRLVGGAKARELMYFCKRLKAEEAAAIGLVTEAVAPEELEEKAIAFANKLAQSAVGAIGLIKESILAAEELPLEQGLLVEREAFAKTFTTGEVNEGIRAFFEKRPPNFLKPVTNQ encoded by the coding sequence ATGAATCTTGAAACAATGACGATAGAAAAATTAGATTACGGAGTACACGTTGTAACAATTAATAACCCGCCAGCCAATACATTAAATGCGGGAATTCAACAGGACTTATTGCAGCTGATTGAAGAAGTTGAGAAAACTCCGGAAATCCGTTCCATTGTGTTCAAATCGGCCAACCCGAAAATCTTCATAGCAGGTGCTGACCTGGGTGCAATGGGCAGTTCTGATGAAAACGTGGATTTTGCCGAAAGCTCAAAACATGTGCAGGATATTTTCAATCGGCTGGAAGCATTAAGGGTACCTACAATTGCTGCAATTAATGGCCATGCATTAGGTGGCGGTTGTGAATTCGTACTTGCATGCGATTTCCGGATTATGGGTGCCGGCACAATTGGATTAACGGAAGCATCATTGGGCTTATTGCCTGGTGCTGGCGGCACACAGCGAATGACAAGGTTAGTAGGCGGAGCAAAAGCACGCGAATTGATGTATTTTTGCAAACGTTTAAAAGCTGAAGAAGCGGCAGCAATCGGCTTAGTTACAGAAGCGGTAGCTCCGGAAGAGTTGGAAGAAAAAGCAATTGCATTCGCAAATAAGCTTGCCCAAAGTGCGGTAGGAGCAATCGGGCTTATTAAAGAGAGTATTTTGGCCGCAGAAGAATTGCCGTTAGAACAAGGGTTATTAGTTGAACGGGAAGCCTTTGCGAAAACATTTACTACAGGGGAAGTAAATGAAGGCATCCGCGCGTTCTTTGAGAAACGCCCTCCGAATTTTTTAAAGCCCGTTACAAATCAATAA